In Necator americanus strain Aroian chromosome IV, whole genome shotgun sequence, the following proteins share a genomic window:
- a CDS encoding hypothetical protein (NECATOR_CHRIV.G16700.T1), producing the protein MFSSSGFSLVSAFSDDGQRLTRSQKIHRENERTNLLTITRLVLRAFLEHTMADNNRILECDTQQISDLIMMLEKVLWHGFKAPGQKALIVLRSPDAEMWTAISRIARSDAAMLETVTCVDQIESLLTPISRIRAFIRLAMMQKKLFDFFTIIANSPLLKTYYEAWALLRQEEIVQLTGALLGLSVVDCNLVLEHDHLQDQPLSVDLSLYIRIPTVPTEGGDTVTANGSLERSYNKEKKLLLDQNNYLEERNRQLQCNIDNLKRKLSALENGNETAAVTVEKELVSFKNIEHIENNHPSSSKEKEWEVERERLLGQIVEREDSLRIVQQQLIDTKKINSDLYDKLKLADDKWRRLERDIARIREQYINETESLKKTISNLEVSNAILQENAQKKTANDEVMRTELEKKYGQHAELVGALQEKQNALAEAESELVVLRRRVSSMEKELKEMPFLKEELRELQEKYDCVSERAEESERALEEIGGHLSESKLRMLELAEELLPLSDAHWAKDSDVSQCTACSDKFSISKRKHHCRMCGSIFCAACSEGRIKLPSNSKPARVCDQCFNLLKNRQLGDA; encoded by the exons ATGTTCTCCTCGTCGGGATTTTCTTTGGTGTCAGCATTTTCCGACGACGGTCAGCGTCTCACACGTTCACAAAAAATACATCGAG aaaatgagcGAACAAATCTCTTGACGATCACAAGACTTGTTTTACGTGCTTTTCTGGAGCATACGATGGCAGACAACAATCGGATACTCGAATGTGACACTCAACAGATTAGTGACCTTATAATGATGCTGGAAAAAGTACTTTGGCATGGTTTCAAAGCTCCTG GACAGAAAGCCCTGATTGTCCTGAGGAGTCCAGATGCCGAAATGTGGACTGCGATTAGTCGAATTGCTCGATCCGACGCTGCTATGCTGGAGACGGTCACCTGTGTTGACCAGATCGAGTCATTACT aACTCCTATATCTCGAATTCGTGCTTTTATTCGACTCGCAATGATGCAGAAGAAactgtttgattttttcactATCATCGCGAATTCCCCTTTATTGAA GACTTACTACGAGGCCTGGGCTCTACTGAGGCAGGAGGAAATTGTGCAGCTTACTGGTGCACTGCTTGGATTATCTGTCGTCGACTGCAACCTTGTACTGGAACACGATCACTTGCAG GATCAACCGTTGAGCGTCGACTTATCGTTATACATCCGCATCCCAACGGTCCCCACTGAAGGTGGTGATACTGTGACGGCGAACGGGAGCTTGGAACGAAGTTataataaagagaagaaacttcTACTTGATCAAAACAATTACCTTGAAGAGCGAAACAGACAGTTACA aTGCAATATTGataatttgaagagaaaactgAGCGCTTTGGAGAATGGCAATGAAACAGCTGCTGTGACAGTGGAAAAAGAG CTCGTATCATTCAAAAACATCGAACACATCGAGAACAACCACCCGTCGAGCAGCAAAGAGAAGGAATGGGAAGTGGAGCGAGAAAGACTGCTGGGCCAG ATTGTGGAAAGAGAGGATTCTTTACGGATAGTTCAACAGCAGTTAATAGACACAAAGAAAATCAACTCAGATTTATATGATAAGCTCAAGCTGGCAGACGATAAATGGCGTCGTTTGGAAAGAGACATTGCCAGAATTCGAGAACAGTACATAaac GAAACCGAATCACTGAAGAAAACAATCTCGAATCTCGAGGTATCGAATGCGATTCTACAGGAAAATGCGCAGAAGAAAACTGCGAATGATG AAGTAATGCGTACCGAACTCGAGAAGAAATATGGTCAACATGCTGAACTCGTCGGAGCCTTACAAGAAAAACAGAACGCACTGGCTGAG GCAGAGAGTGAACTGGTGGTACTGAGAAGAAGAGTTAGTTCTAtggaaaaagaactgaagGAAATGCCTTTCCTAAAAGAG GAGCTCAGAGAACTGCAAGAGAAGTATGATTGCGTGTCAGAACGTGCCGAAGAGTCCGAACGTGCGCTGGAAGAAATAGGAGGCCATCTAAGCGA ATCAAAATTGAGGATGCTTGAATTGGCGGAAGAACTTCTGCCACTTTCTGATGCTCATTGGGCAAAAGATTCAGATGTCTCTCAATGTACAGCATGCTCGGACAAGTTCTCCATTTCGAAACGCAAACATCATTGCCG aaTGTGCGGGTCAATTTTCTGCGCTGCTTGTAGCGAAGGACGAATCAAACTCCCTTCTAATTCCAAACCCGCGAGAGTTTGTGACCAGTGCTTCAATCTGTTGAAGAATCGGCAGCTAGGGGATGCATAG
- a CDS encoding hypothetical protein (NECATOR_CHRIV.G16701.T1) — MSLSASKLVQAACGSRVAVRTMYKNPYIARFKARSKVSPDFYKKTTGLTGLFVNEHPHRTLSVVYCRILKALEQIPPTAAYRKYTEAIVKQRLALVQSEDNIPILEEKIGMGQIEEVIEQAEYELEATRAIIESKAWEPLVEEAPKGQWDWPVV, encoded by the exons ATGTCGCTTAGCGCATCAAAACTTGTTCAAGCGGCATGTGGTAGTCGTGTCGCTGTCAGAACAATGTACAAAAATCCATATATTGCTAGATTCAAAGCGAGAAGCAAAGTTTCGCCAGATTTCTACAagaag ACAACCGGGCTCACTGGATTGTTCGTAAATGAACACCCTCATCGTACTCTCTCTGTGGTATACTGCCGTATCCTGAAAGCACTTGAGCAAATTCCACCTACAGCCGCTTACAGGAAGTACACAGAAGCG ATTGTAAAACAGCGACTCGCTTTAGTGCAGTCCGAAGACAACATCCCGATTCTTGAGGAGAAAATAGGAATGGGTCAGATCGAAGAGGTGATCGAACAG gcAGAATACGAGTTAGAAGCTACAAGAGCAATAATTGAATCCAAAGCATGGGAACCGCTAGTCGAGGAAGCACCTAAAGGACAATGGGACTGGCCTGTCGTTTAG
- a CDS encoding hypothetical protein (NECATOR_CHRIV.G16702.T2), with protein MTIQYRQRISSTSWVLLNLSCAWFFHQTLCCVPTQGMTTTTTTTRPITTTTAARPTTTTTSTTTTTTASTTTTTISTTTTTAEAPVQEDCCPPLTQTLTQSEFPDGLMTFTYDNDTCPKTVTATCSQTDPAFDLYAAIVANAQYFLDYGPNNISFPGTCNTTLLKWEMGFPPLLIDTLECRLTNPPSG; from the exons ATGACAATTCAATATCGACAGCGGATAAGCAGCACTTCATGG GTTCTTTTGAACCTATCGTGTGCATGGTTCTTTCATCAAACACTATGTTGTGTTCCAACACAAGGaatgacaacaacaacaacaaccacaCGTCCAATAACCACTACAACTGCAGCTAGGCCAACCACTACGACTACAAGCACCACTACAACGACTACTGCCAGCACCACTACAACGACCATTTCCACCACTACCACAACAGCAGAAGCTCCAGTCCAAGAAG ATTGCTGCCCGCCGCTAACTCAAACTTTGACGCAAAGCGAGTTCCCCGACGGATTAATGACGTTCACTTACGACAACGACACTTGTCCAAAGACGGTTACGGCCACGTGCTC ACAAACTGATCCAGCTTTCGATTTGTACGCTGCGATCGTCGCGAACGCACAGTATTTCCTTGACTATGGACCCAATAACATCAGTTTCCCCGGAACATGCAACACGACGTTATTGAAATG GGAAATGGGATTTCCACCGCTACTCATCGATACGCTTGAATGTCGTTTGACGAATCCACCGTCTGGATAG
- a CDS encoding hypothetical protein (NECATOR_CHRIV.G16702.T1), whose protein sequence is MTTTTTTTRPITTTTAARPTTTTTSTTTTTTASTTTTTISTTTTTAEAPVQEDCCPPLTQTLTQSEFPDGLMTFTYDNDTCPKTVTATCSQTDPAFDLYAAIVANAQYFLDYGPNNISFPGTCNTTLLKWEMGFPPLLIDTLECRLTNPPSG, encoded by the exons atgacaacaacaacaacaaccacaCGTCCAATAACCACTACAACTGCAGCTAGGCCAACCACTACGACTACAAGCACCACTACAACGACTACTGCCAGCACCACTACAACGACCATTTCCACCACTACCACAACAGCAGAAGCTCCAGTCCAAGAAG ATTGCTGCCCGCCGCTAACTCAAACTTTGACGCAAAGCGAGTTCCCCGACGGATTAATGACGTTCACTTACGACAACGACACTTGTCCAAAGACGGTTACGGCCACGTGCTC ACAAACTGATCCAGCTTTCGATTTGTACGCTGCGATCGTCGCGAACGCACAGTATTTCCTTGACTATGGACCCAATAACATCAGTTTCCCCGGAACATGCAACACGACGTTATTGAAATG GGAAATGGGATTTCCACCGCTACTCATCGATACGCTTGAATGTCGTTTGACGAATCCACCGTCTGGATAG
- a CDS encoding hypothetical protein (NECATOR_CHRIV.G16703.T1) gives MTGTLLNAVVVAETKVVVVVRPAVVVVGAAVVVVRVAVVVVGAALVVVRAAVVVVGAALVVVRAAVVVVGAALVVVRAAVVVVGAALVVVRAAVVVVGAALVVVRAAVVVVGAALVVVRAAVVVVGAALVVVRAAVVVVGAALVVVRPAVVVVGAAVVVVRATVVVVGAALVVVRAAVVVVGAALVVVRAAVVVVGAALVVLMAAVVVVGAEVVVVGAAVLVVGAAEVVVDAAPVVVRAAVVVVGAAVVVVGVEVVVVDAAPVVVGAAVVVVGAAVVVVGVAVVVVGAAVVVVVVEVVVVDAAPVVVGAAVVVVGAAVVVVGVEVVVVDVAPVVVGAAVIVVVVAAVVVVGVEVVVVDAAPVVVGAAVVVVGAAVVVVGVEVVVVDVAPVVVGAAVIVVVVAAVVVVEVAVVVVGATVVVVGAAVVVVGAAVEVVGAAIVVVGVAVVVVGALVVVVGAVVVVGVDVVVVEAAVVVVKITSVLVGVVVLASDTVVVVTAAVDVVVGVVGVVDGAAVVLGVATRLVRAHADDFPHKGAYQIARNI, from the exons ATGACTGGTACGTTATTAAATG CTGTTGTAGTTGCTGAAACTAAAGTAGTGGTAGTCGTACGACCTGCCGTCGTTGTTGTTGGAGCAGCAGTCGTAGTCGTACGGGTTGCTGTGGTTGTCGTTGGAGCGGCACTGGTAGTCGTACGGGCTGCTGTGGTTGTCGTTGGAGCGGCACTGGTAGTCGTACGGGCTGCTGTGGTTGTCGTTGGAGCGGCACTGGTAGTCGTACGGGCTGCTGTGGTTGTCGTTGGAGCGGCACTGGTAGTCGTACGGGCTGCTGTGGTTGTCGTTGGAGCGGCACTGGTAGTCGTACGGGCTGCTGTGGTTGTCGTTGGAGCGGCACTGGTAGTCGTACGGGCTGCTGTGGTTGTCGTTGGAGCGGCACTGGTAGTCGTACGGGCTGCTGTGGTTGTCGTTGGAGCGGCACTGGTAGTCGTACGACCTGCCGTCGTTGTTGTTGGAGCAGCAGTCGTAGTCGTACGGGCTACTGTGGTAGTTGTTGGAGCGGCACTGGTAGTCGTACGGGCTGCTGTGGTTGTCGTTGGAGCGGCACTGGTAGTCGTACGGGCTGCTGTAGTTGTTGTTGGAGCGGCACTTGTTGTCCTAATGGCCGCCGTCGTTGTTGTAGGTGCGGAAGTAGTTGTCGTCGGTGCTGCTGTCCTTGTTGTGGGAGCTGCAGAAGTAGTCGTCGATGCTGCTCCCGTTGTTGTTAGAGCTGCTGTCGTTGTTGTGGGAGCGGCAGTGGTAGTCGTCGGAGTGGAAGTAGTAGTTGTCGATGCTGCTCCCGTTGTTGTTGGAGCTGCTGTCGTTGTTGTGGGAGCGGCAGTAGTGGTCGTCGgagttgctgttgttgttgtgggaGCGGCAGTGGTAGTCGTCGTAGTGGAAGTAGTAGTCGTCGATGCTGCTCCCGTTGTTGTTGgagctgctgttgttgttgtgggaGCGGCAGTGGTAGTCGTCGGAGTGGAAGTAGTAGTCGTCGATGTTGCTCCCGTTGTTGTTGGAGCTGCTGTCATTGTTGTTGTGGTAGCGGCAGTAGTAGTCGTCGGAGTGGAAGTAGTAGTCGTCGATGCTGCTCCCGTTGTTGTTGgagctgctgttgttgttgtgggaGCGGCAGTGGTAGTCGTCGGAGTGGAAGTAGTAGTCGTCGATGTTGCTCCCGTTGTTGTTGGAGCTGCTGTCATTGTTGTTGTGGTAGCGGCAGTAGTAGTCGTTGAGGTTGCCGTAGTTGTGGTAGGAGCGACAGTGGTAGTCGTCGGAGCGGCAGTTGTAGTTGTCGGAGCAGCAGTGGAAGTTGTCGGTGCTGCTATCGTTGTTGTCGGAGTTGCTGTAGTAGTCGTCGGAGCTCTTGTCGTTGTTGTCGGAGCAGTAGTAGTCGTTGGGGTAGACGTCGTTGTTGTGGAAGCTGCTGTCGTTGTTGTCAAAATTACTAGTGTCCTTGTGGGAGTTGTTGTGCTTGCTTCCGATACTGTTGTCGTTGTAACTGCAGCGGTAGATGTCGTCGTTGGTGTAGTAGGTGTTGTGGATGGTGCAGCTGTAGTCCTTGGAGTCGCCACAAGACTCGTTCGAGCACATGCTGACGATTTTCCGCATAAAGGAGCATACCAGATCGCTAGAAACATCTAA
- a CDS encoding hypothetical protein (NECATOR_CHRIV.G16704.T1), producing the protein MDIDISIFANINAYVSGAISICANTYLMIAISRSRVKAAIGLYRWMMVLSTAFDIVFSTLNAVACPTIAAVTNMSSVLFVKGGLFVPHSIGRALLNIWIALLCLSIIVSPCLFVFRYFQLCRRNWVALYGGRIFFVFLIPVLFSLLTAFMLNFAAYPSPEDIEYFSDIAYSINVNGYRAFLVASLTARFEADDVIKAHILIATCVNLVVILVCSLSAMIVCSRLMVHAVKDAKSVRTVRLQNQLQKSLLIQFIIPFLFIQLPFCSCCLAPLLNLSMYKFGANCGIIAPTVSFIASILSILLNCLLIFVAHRRKSATIGLYRYMIISSAAFDVCFSTVTLVASPTIASISNKSSVLFKKAGIKMPHSPGRFVLVCWIYLLAFSMVMSPCHFIFRYIQMCRNDLIRKYGKRVFIIFTIPSLLAIVGATMLCFSAWPSATDIQIFGEIAFTINTKEQEPFLVASLLPKEEGKYRVLSAVKSALLHIDIFYLVIFLAIHTAVMIFCSRGIVHTFQNATSKKTARLQQKFHRLLILQFCIPFLFIHTPFCICCLAPLFNIDTGIVANYLPILFALSPAINPLIFIYFSKGSCKYDVNTLMPRKQNRLFILTAAGIRLFH; encoded by the exons ATGGATATCGACATTAGTATTTTTGCGAACATTAATGCATATGTTAGTGGAGCAATCTCAATTTGTGCTAATACTTACCTCATGATTGCGATCTCAAGATCCAGGGTTAAAGCTGCAATTGGCCTGTACCGATGGATGATGGTCTTATCGACTGCGTTCGATATTGTGTTCAGTACATTGAACGCTGTTGCTTGTCCA acaatCGCTGCCGTCACCAATATGTCTTCTGTGTTATTCGTCAAGGGAGGTTTATTTGTACCGCACAGTATTGGTCGCGCACTATTAAACATCTGGATAGCTCTATTATGCTTGTCTATCATAGTATCACCgtgtctttttgtttttcgatattttcaaTTGTGCAG AAGAAATTGGGTAGCACTCTACGGTGGACgtatttttttcgtgttccTCATCCCAGTCTTATTTTCGCTTTTGACTGCATTTATGTTGAATTTTGCCGCATATCCTAGTCCAGAAGATATCGAATATTTCAGCGATATAGCGTACAGCATTAATGTGAACGGATATCGAGCATTCCTCGTGGCTTCTTTGACG gCTCGTTTTGAAGCTGATGACGTGATCAAAGCGCACATTCTTATAGCCACATGTGTGAATCTGGTGGTAATTTTAGTTTGCAGCTTATCAGCCATGATAGTCTGTTCACGACTAATGGTTCATGCCGTAAAAGACGCTAAAAGTGTCCGAACTGTTCGTCTTCAAAATCAGCTGCAGAAATCGCTACTGATCCAG ttcatcATTCCGTTCCTATTCATTCAGTTGCCATTTTGTTCATGTTGTCTCGCACCACTTCTAAACCTTA GTATGTATAAATTTGGAGCGAACTGCGGCATTATTGCTCCAACAGTTTCATTTATCGCTAGCATTCTTTCCATTCTTCTCAACTGCCTTTTGATCTTTGTGGCTCATCGAAGAAAGAGTGCCACTATTGGGCTCTATCGTTATATGATAATTTCCTCAGCCGCGTTTGATGTGTGCTTCAGTACGGTTACATTGGTCGCATCCCCC ACAATCGCCTCCATCTCCAACAAATCCTCGGTGTTATTCAAGAAGGCTGGTATAAAAATGCCGCACAGCCCTGGTCGTTTCGTTCTCGTCTGCTGGATTTATTTGTTAGCCTTCTCCATGGTAATGTCGCCttgccattttatttttcgatacATACAAATGTGCAG GAATGACCTTATTCGGAAATATGGCAAACgtgttttcataattttcactATTCCTTCATTATTAGCAATCGTTGGAGCAACAATGCTGTGTTTTTCTGCTTGGCCAAGTGCTACTGATATACAGATTTTTGGAGAGATCGCCTTCACAATTAATACTAAGGAGCAAGAACCATTCTTAGTTGCTTCGCTACTACCAAAAGAG GAGGGCAAGTACAGAGTGCTAAGCGCTGTGAAGTCTGCACTTTTGCACATTGATATCTTCTACTTGGTGATATTCCTTGCTATCCATACGGCTGTTATGATATTTTGCTCTCGAGGCATAGTCCACACTTTTCAAAACGCAACAAGTAAGAAGACAGCACGGCTCCAGCAAAAGTTCCACAGACTGCTCATTTTACAG TTTTGCATTCCCTTCCTCTTCATTCACACTCCTTTTTGCATATGCTGCCTGGCGCCGTTATTCAATATTGACACTGGAATTGTTGCCAACTATCTACCGATATTGTTCGCCTTGTCGCCAGCTATAAATCcactaattttcatttatttctcaaaggGATCGTGCAAGTACGACGTGAACACATTGATGCccagaaaacaaaatcgaCTGTTTATATTAACCGCAGCAGGAATTCGTTTGTTTCATTAA
- a CDS encoding hypothetical protein (NECATOR_CHRIV.G16704.T2), protein MLNFAAYPSPEDIEYFSDIAYSINVNGYRAFLVASLTARFEADDVIKAHILIATCVNLVCPNCSSSKSAAEIATDPVHHSVPIHSVAILFMLSRTTSKP, encoded by the exons ATGTTGAATTTTGCCGCATATCCTAGTCCAGAAGATATCGAATATTTCAGCGATATAGCGTACAGCATTAATGTGAACGGATATCGAGCATTCCTCGTGGCTTCTTTGACG gCTCGTTTTGAAGCTGATGACGTGATCAAAGCGCACATTCTTATAGCCACATGTGTGAATCTGGTG TGTCCGAACTGTTCGTCTTCAAAATCAGCTGCAGAAATCGCTACTGATCCAG ttcatcATTCCGTTCCTATTCATTCAGTTGCCATTTTGTTCATGTTGTCTCGCACCACTTCTAAACCTTAG
- a CDS encoding hypothetical protein (NECATOR_CHRIV.G16705.T1): MDQRFAPAIAVASMSKKEKPLLEHKPLLYCRYIDDCCIICLMQAEIDACFDLLNKQQGSEAEASLLVNTSGATLTTGGPLTSRFRGYQGSEEGDDAETLARIKINNNLGSA, translated from the exons ATGGATCAAAGATTTGCTCCTGCAATAGCCGTTGCTTCAATGTCTAAGAAGGAAAAACCCCTGCTGGAACACAAACCTCTGTTGTACTGccgatacatagatgattgttgcattaTATGTCTAATGCAAGCTGAAATAGACGCTTGCTTCGATCTTTTGAATAAACAACAGG GGTCAGAAGCGgaggcatcgttactagttaatactagcggcgcaactctcacaactggtggtccgctaacatcacgatttcgtggctatcaag gctctgaagaaggcgacgacgccgaaacgttagccagaataaagatcaataacaatcttggttcagcttaa